The Hyphomicrobiales bacterium nucleotide sequence AGGTCATCAGGGAAAAAATGCACATTACCAACCAGAACATCTTTGCTCATAATCAGTGTCGCGCCATCAGGCACCGAAAGCACAGCGGAATCATCAAGTAAATTAAAAGCCCCCGGATTGGTCGCGAGCGGCTTTAAGTATCGTGCGATCAGATCAAATTCACCAATGTCCTGCACTATGAAGGCCTCTACTTTTTATCCACTTCATCCTCACGGAAAAGGCGGGCAATCTTGTCCAAAACACCGTTCACCATCCGTGGCTCATCAACGTCGAAAAATGCTTTTGCAACATCGACATATTCAGAAATGATAACACGGGCTGGAACATCTTTGCGGTTTTTCAGCTCAAAGGCTCCACAACGTAAAGTAGCCCGCAACGTCGTATCGACGCGGCCCAGGGGCCAATCGGGCGTCAATGCATCGTTGATAATAGGATCAATGGTTGATTGCTCCGCGACAACGCCACTCATGATCCCACGAAAATAAGCCGCATCCGCGCTTAAATATTGTTCGCCATCAATATCGTGCCCTAAACGTGTATTCTCATATTCAGCGACAATCTCAGTAACATTAGCGCCCCCTATCTCCATTTGATAGAGCGCTTGAACCGCAGCCAATCGTGCAGCGCCGCGTTTATTGGCAGAGCGAGGCTCGCCATGCATCTTTGTTTTTTGTTGCTTTTCCTGCTTGGCCATTACTTGCGTCGCACTGATAATTGTTCTGATAAAGCAATCACAGAAAGTGCTGCATTAGCCGCTTCGCCACCTTTGTTTTTATCCGACTTCTTAGCCCGCGCCCAAGCCTGCGCTTCGTTTTCAACAGTCAAAATTGCGTTGCCAATAGCAATAGAAGAAGAAACGCTCAAGTCCATTAAGGCGCGCGCAGATTCATTGGCAACAGTTTCATAATGCGTTGTTTCACCGCGAATGACGCATCCCAAAACCACAAATCCATCAAAAAAAGTACCACCATCTTCCATAGCATCAATGGCGATCGCGACCGCCGTGGGAATTTCTAAAACGCCCGGAACGCTAACAACGTCATATGTCGCGCCATCTTCTTTGATCGCGGCAATCGCACCTTCTTGTAGGCTATCTGCTATCTCTTCGTAAAAACGAGCTTCAACAATTAAAAGATGCGGCGGTTTGTCAGCCATGAGTACATGGACCCTTTATCGATGTGAGTTTAAGATGCATCCAACACAGTCGACGCAATTTGTCCAGCCTAATTGACTCGTCTTATTATTTGGAAATCTCTTGCTGATGTTCAATCAAGCGCACCACATACCGCGCCATCTGATCAACTTCGATATTGATGTCATCACCGGTTTGCAGGTTACCCCATGTAGTAACCTCTAGCGTGTGACGGATAAGAAGCACATCAAATATTGATTTTTCAATATTATTCACGGTGAGAGATGTGCCATTCAAGGCAACGGATCCCTTGGGCACAATGAACTTTACGAGTTCATCCGGCGCACTCAAGATGAAGCGCGTAGCGTCTCCCTCGCTCTTAATATCCATCACCCGTGCAATTCCATCCACATGACCGCTGACCATATGACCACCAAGCTCATCACCTTGCTTCAAAGAACGCTCAAGGTTGATGATTGTACCCTCATCCCAGTGTACTGCATTGGTCAGGCGCAAAGCTTCTTCCCATGCTTCCACTTCAAACCAGCGGTCACCGCTACCATCAGATAAAGCCACCACAGTCAGGCAAACACCATTGCAGGCGATGGACGCCCCAATATCGATGCTTTTGGGATCATAGGCCGTTTGAATTCGAAATGTTTTACCTTGGTCGCGTTTAAGAACCAATGTAATGCGCCCCTGATCTGTGATAATACCAGTAAACATCAGGCGCGCTCCCAGATAGTCAGCTGATCTTTTCCATAGGAGGAATGCTCTTCAGCCTTCAATCCATTCTTGCGTAATGTTCCTTCAATATCATCACCTGATGATAGCGCTGGCATACCGTTAGAGCCGATTTCATCTGCACCTTTGAATAAAGCCACACGATCCACTAGGTCCTGCGCCAAGAGGGACTGCGCCACAGTCGCACCGCCCTCAACCATCACATTTGTACAATTAAGTTCAGCTAAATGAGCCATCACAGCATTAAGCGATA carries:
- the ribH gene encoding 6,7-dimethyl-8-ribityllumazine synthase; this translates as MADKPPHLLIVEARFYEEIADSLQEGAIAAIKEDGATYDVVSVPGVLEIPTAVAIAIDAMEDGGTFFDGFVVLGCVIRGETTHYETVANESARALMDLSVSSSIAIGNAILTVENEAQAWARAKKSDKNKGGEAANAALSVIALSEQLSVRRK
- the nusB gene encoding transcription antitermination factor NusB, which gives rise to MAKQEKQQKTKMHGEPRSANKRGAARLAAVQALYQMEIGGANVTEIVAEYENTRLGHDIDGEQYLSADAAYFRGIMSGVVAEQSTIDPIINDALTPDWPLGRVDTTLRATLRCGAFELKNRKDVPARVIISEYVDVAKAFFDVDEPRMVNGVLDKIARLFREDEVDKK
- a CDS encoding riboflavin synthase, producing the protein MFTGIITDQGRITLVLKRDQGKTFRIQTAYDPKSIDIGASIACNGVCLTVVALSDGSGDRWFEVEAWEEALRLTNAVHWDEGTIINLERSLKQGDELGGHMVSGHVDGIARVMDIKSEGDATRFILSAPDELVKFIVPKGSVALNGTSLTVNNIEKSIFDVLLIRHTLEVTTWGNLQTGDDINIEVDQMARYVVRLIEHQQEISK